ACAGAAAGCCTAATCATGGAAAATGTGGAACATTCCATTAAGGTTTTACACCAATTACATGAAATGGGAATTACCCTGGCACTAGATGATTTTGGTACAGGTTACTCATCATTAAATTACTTAAGACGTTTTCCCATTGACATTCTCAAAATAGACCGTTCTTTTGTAAATAACGTTGTTGTTAACCAAGAGGATGCAGCAGTTACAAACACAATTATCAATTTGGCAAAAGATTTACACTTACATATCACTGCTGAAGGGGTAGAAACAAAAGAACAGTTTGAATATTTACAAACAAAAGGTTGTGACGAAATTCAAGGCTACTATTTTAGTAAACCTCTTCCTAGCTCTGCTATCACTGAATTGTTGCAGAAGAACTACCAAAGTCTGCAACAAAAAGTTGCTGCTTAACAGACATCTCCATAAATGAATGTAGAGACACGCTATTGGCGCGTCTCTACATTGTTTCTAGGTAACAGACCTTTAATTTTTAGATGATATAGCTCTCTTCAGCATAGCAGTTGACAACTTGTAGGAGTAAAACCTAAACACAACAATGAAAAATTAAAAGCTAACCGCTAATTGCTATATCTAAGCCAGAGATGCTGCAACTAAAAATAAGCTATCTACCAAAATCGTACTTAAGACAGCACCAGAAAATGCCCACCAGTGGATTTGCTTTGTTCCTAGCGACCAAATACCGACACTTAATAATAGACTGACTAAAATACCAGCCCAAGATACCCCCCAGGGGGTTCGCACAAGCGCGATCGCATTTTGTAATATTGGTGTCGCTAAAGCTGGGTCAACTTGCATCAGTTCCCGCCAGTGGGGAATCACACCAGATATATAAAAATATAAGTCTGTAACTGCTGTGCCAAACAACGAACCAAGGTAGAAAAAGTTACCAACTTTTCCCCACCCACGCCACAGACACCATAAAACAAACGGTAAACCAATGGCTTCTACTGGTAAGTGGATTAAAGGTTCCCAACGCAACCATCCCCAATAAAGTGAACCAGCCAGCCAACTCCAACTAAACCCTAGCAGCAAGTCTCCCCACAACTGAGTAGCTGGACGTTTTATTAGTAATAACCCTAACCATACCCAAGCTGCTGTCAATACTAAACTCAGCAGTGGCAGTTCTCGCACCAATGGCGCTTGGACAAATACTGGCACAGAAACTAGAAAGCAGGCTGCACCAAATGCCCACCAATATTGACTAATATCAGTTTCCCACTCAGAAATGAGAAAGAGATTTTTTACTGGCTGGGTTGGGAAGCCAGATGTAGGAGATTTAGTAGTATTGCAGGTATCGTTAAACAAAATATTCTTATTTTTGTAAAGTTTCTTTACTTATCTTTAAGATATCTCAAGATAACACAGATTTATCCCCCCCCTGGGGATTGATTTAATCTTAGCTTAATTTTTTGGTTAACGGCGAAAAAATCTATAACAGTCAGCAGTCAGCTATACCTCTGGCACATTTTTGCAAGAAGCCTGATGATTTTGCTTAAATGAGCCAATATTGTTGGAACATTGGTTATGGTTTGGGAGTGAATTTTTGGAGGAAAATATGATCCGATCGCCACATCGCTTGCTTAGGCTGATGGGTATAGGCATAGCTAGTACTTTGCTAACATTAGCAACAGCAGAAGCGGGCTTTACCCAGCAAGGGCTTGAGCCAGTAACTACAACGACGGCGGGACAGGTCAATATTTTTCAGGCATTAATTCTCGGCTTAGTGCAAGGGTTAACTGAGTTTTTGCCGATTAGCAGTTCTGCTCATTTAAAGGTAGTACCAGTAGTATTGGGTTGGGGAGATCCTGGTAGCGGGTTTACTGCGGTGATTCAATTGGGCAGTATTGCAGCAGTTTTGTGGTTCTTTTGGGGTGACTTAGTTCAAATTACTACAGGTAGTTTACGTGCGATCGCCCAAAAAGATTACCAGTCCGACGACTTCCGCATCGCAGTAGGGATTATTTTAGGAACAATACCGATCGTTTTCTTTGGATTGTTAATTAAGAAATTTATCCCTGATTTTGATAACTCACCATTAAGGAGTTTAGGCGCGATCGCGATCGCCTCAATTTTCATGTCCCTATTGTTGGGAGTTGCAGAAAAATTTGGTAAGCGTAAGCGGAATTTTGAGCAATTGGGCATCCTCGATGGGGTATTAATGGGTTTAGCTCAAGCAATGGCATTAATTCCAGGGGTATCTAGATCTGGTTCTACCCTTACCGCAGGGTTATTTATGGGTTTAGAACGTGCTACTGCTGCCAGATTCTCATTTTTATTAGGTATTCCAGCAATTACCCTAGCTGGGTTAGTCGAACTCAAAGATGTGTTTCAAACAGGTTTAGAGGGTTCAGGGTTAGTTCCCATCATTGTTGGAGTGATTTCGGCAGGCGTTTTTTCTTATGTTGCGATTGCGTGGTTACTGCGCTTTTTGCAAACCCAGAGTACTTGGGTATTTATCTGGTATCGGTTAATCTTTGGGGTGTCTATTTTGGGTGCGATCGCTGCTGGATTTTTGAAAAATATCTAAACAATTATCAGTTATCAAGGCAAAATTTACTGATAACTGATAATTGCTAATTGATTCAGGTTTGGTCTTTTAACTTAAAAGTCCTCCTAATAATTGACTGCACCAAACTAGGAAACATCCGATTAGCTACGGCGGACATATTAGCAGAGCCTACCAAAACCTCAGACTTGCGATTTTTCAAAGCATCCCAAACAGCATTTGCCACATCTTCAGGTTTTTCTACCACAGGTACAGCAACTACCTGTTCTACCTGTTCACGACGCACTTTAGTATCTTCGTCATTCTTACCCCGAAAAATTGCCCGTTGCAAAAAATTACTTTTAATAATATTTGGATAAATTCCGCACACATGAATGCCTTTAGGTGCTAACTCTGAATGCAAAGCTTCTGTTAAACCTGTTACCGCAAACTTGCTGGTAGTATAAGGCGTTAAATAAGGAATAGGAACTTTACCCCCAATTGAACTGATATTAATAATTGTTCCACTACCCATTTGTAAAAAATGAGGCAACAAAGCATGAATTGTATGGATATATCCCCATAAATTTGTATCTATAGCCTGATGCCAATCACTGAGAGAAAATTCCTCAGCAGGGCCAGAAATATAAATACCTGCATTATTGACCAACACATCAATAGAACCATAATGTGCCAGTGCCTTTTGCACAAGTACATTCACTTGTTCGGCATCTCTCACATCAGTAGGGACAGTGAGTACATCACGACCAAGTGCTTTTATTTCTTGGGCTGTAGCTTCTAATTTGTCAGCCTGACGAGCCGCTATCACCAGATCATACCCTTTATTTGCCATCAACAAAGCTATTGCTTTGCCAATTCCTTCCGATCCACCTGTAATTATTGCTGTATAACCCATTTTCGCTATCTCAAGCTTATTATCTTACTTTTTTAGTGTCTTCAACCCTGGTTAGTAAACCTTCTTTCTTTTGTGAGATATTTATTAGCCAATTAGGGATGGAACATTTTAATTTTAAATGGCAAATCTAGCTAATTTTTATGCTCACCGTTGCTTCTATCATGAGATAGATTGACTAATTAAAATTTTTATAAATTAAAAGATTTTATTTGCTATAACTATTTCTAAAGACGTAGGCAAAACGTGTTAAACAGTTTGTAATAGATATTCTCTATTACTAAAGCAAAACCTCGCTCTTAAGAGGTGGATAATTTTTGCGACTAAAGACAGATAGCACCATCTAAACTGGTAGCTAGTATGTGGATATAACAAATTGTTAAGTAATGTAAAAGGTTGAAACAAAATGGAAACTCGCACTACTGATTTACCTCCTGTTGCTAACGCATATAACGGTAAAGATCGCAATGCTTTCTTATTTGGATTAAATCCTCAAGCCGAATTATGGAACGGACGTTTAGCAATGATTGGTTTCCTTGCTTATTTACTTTGGGACATCGCTGGCTACAGTGTTGTTCGTGATGTATTGCACGTGCTACCTCAGTACGTCGTTCGTTAAAAGTTAATTAACATAACTGTAGGGCTGGCGGATTTAGAAGTTTCTAAAACTGCCAGCCCTACAATTAACAATTACCTATATCATGTTTAATTTTCAGTTGAATTATGCACACCTACTTAAATTTATTTCAAAATAAGGATTTTCAGAGACTACATTTTCCCATAGGATGATTAGGACGTGGTAAGTATATATAGTATTTAGCTCATCAACCATTACTGGAACTTTAGACGGAGTAACAGCATGATCCAATCTCAGCAAGCAACAGCGAACCGCATAGAACTTACGTCAATGCTCAAAAGTGGAGGAACGTATTATACAGTTATTATTGCTTTTGCCATCTTATCAGTATGGGTATGCAGTATTGCAATACTAATGTCACTAGATATTTCCCAGCTACCTATTTGGGGGTTGCTAATTGCAATTACTTGGCAGACATTTCTCTATACAGGCTTATTTATTACTGCCCATGATGCCATGCACGGGATAGTATTTCCTCAAAACAGAAAGATTAATGATTTTATAGGTACTTTA
The DNA window shown above is from Oculatellaceae cyanobacterium and carries:
- a CDS encoding SDR family oxidoreductase, with the protein product MGYTAIITGGSEGIGKAIALLMANKGYDLVIAARQADKLEATAQEIKALGRDVLTVPTDVRDAEQVNVLVQKALAHYGSIDVLVNNAGIYISGPAEEFSLSDWHQAIDTNLWGYIHTIHALLPHFLQMGSGTIINISSIGGKVPIPYLTPYTTSKFAVTGLTEALHSELAPKGIHVCGIYPNIIKSNFLQRAIFRGKNDEDTKVRREQVEQVVAVPVVEKPEDVANAVWDALKNRKSEVLVGSANMSAVANRMFPSLVQSIIRRTFKLKDQT
- a CDS encoding DUF3120 domain-containing protein; amino-acid sequence: MFNDTCNTTKSPTSGFPTQPVKNLFLISEWETDISQYWWAFGAACFLVSVPVFVQAPLVRELPLLSLVLTAAWVWLGLLLIKRPATQLWGDLLLGFSWSWLAGSLYWGWLRWEPLIHLPVEAIGLPFVLWCLWRGWGKVGNFFYLGSLFGTAVTDLYFYISGVIPHWRELMQVDPALATPILQNAIALVRTPWGVSWAGILVSLLLSVGIWSLGTKQIHWWAFSGAVLSTILVDSLFLVAASLA
- a CDS encoding chlorophyll a/b-binding protein, which codes for METRTTDLPPVANAYNGKDRNAFLFGLNPQAELWNGRLAMIGFLAYLLWDIAGYSVVRDVLHVLPQYVVR
- a CDS encoding undecaprenyl-diphosphate phosphatase gives rise to the protein MIRSPHRLLRLMGIGIASTLLTLATAEAGFTQQGLEPVTTTTAGQVNIFQALILGLVQGLTEFLPISSSAHLKVVPVVLGWGDPGSGFTAVIQLGSIAAVLWFFWGDLVQITTGSLRAIAQKDYQSDDFRIAVGIILGTIPIVFFGLLIKKFIPDFDNSPLRSLGAIAIASIFMSLLLGVAEKFGKRKRNFEQLGILDGVLMGLAQAMALIPGVSRSGSTLTAGLFMGLERATAARFSFLLGIPAITLAGLVELKDVFQTGLEGSGLVPIIVGVISAGVFSYVAIAWLLRFLQTQSTWVFIWYRLIFGVSILGAIAAGFLKNI